The proteins below are encoded in one region of Rana temporaria chromosome 2, aRanTem1.1, whole genome shotgun sequence:
- the LOC120926876 gene encoding nicotinamide N-methyltransferase-like translates to MDFTGGESYLSSFDSKAYLTSFCTLGSQRDDILKFRLKKLYQTFGPGGIRGDVLIDIGTGPTIYTLLSACESFPYIIASDFTDQNRNELKKWLKNDPEAFDWSEIVKTVCEIEGKSRDKWEEKQNKLRSIIQKVLKCDVTRSNPLDPVEVPAADCLITSFCLETACKDLESYRCSIQNITRLLRPGGHLVLIGALGNTYYMVQQKAFSCLSLDEDAVRGAITQAGYTIQSMEILPIPEKTAHVDTADSLANFFLVAKKETENLTY, encoded by the exons ATGGATTTTACCGGAGGGGAATCATATCTGTCCAGCTTTGACTCTAAGGCGTATTTGACTTCCTTCTGCACTCTTGGGTCCCAAAGAGATGACATACTGAAATTTAGACTAAAAAAACTTTATCAAACTTTTGGGCCAG gagggatcagaggagaTGTTCTAATTGACATTGGCACTGGACCCACCATCTACACACTTCTATCTGCCTGTGAATCTTTTCCATACATTATAGCCTCAGATTTTACAGACCAGAACCGAAACGAGCTTAAGAAGTGGCTGAAAAATGACCCAGAGGCTTTTGATTGGTCAGAAATTGTGAAGACTGTCTGTGAGATTGAAGGAAAGAG CAGGGACAAGTGGGAAGAAAAGCAGAACAAGCTGCGGTCCATAATACAGAAGGTTCTGAAGTGTGATGTGACCAGGAGTAATCCACTGGATCCCGTAGAGGTCCCCGCTGCAGACTGCCTGATCACCTCTTTTTGCTTGGAGACCGCTTGTAAAGACCTGGAGTCTTATCGCTGCTCTATTCAGAATATCACAAGACTGCTTAGACCAGGAGGACACCTGGTTCTTATCGGAGCCCTGGGGAACACCTACTACATGGTACAGCAGAAGGCTTTCTCATGTCTTTCACTAGATGAAGATGCTGTGAGGGGTGCGATCACCCAGGCTGGGTACACAATACAAAGCATGGAAATATTGCCAATCCCAGAGAAAACAGCTCACGTTGACACTGCTGACAGCTTGGCCAACTTTTTCCTTGTGGCGAAAAAGGAGACAGAGAATTTAACCTACTGA